The genomic region GTAAAAAGAAGAGGGAAATAAACGGCAATAAATTAGTTTCCCATCACAATTTTATTGACCTTTGTTTAACTCATTCAAGCCAACCCCCTTCTAATCCAATTATTTTCTATTTCCAGGTTTATTCCCTGTCAAATGGAATGTAATTATCCTTTTCTCTCAATATTTACCGAAGAGGATTTTATTAGTGGGATAATTTGCCTTGAAAATTCTGAACTTAAACAATATATATGGGAAGATCCAATAACAGTTTCATTAAAAAACAGAAGGCAGATAGAAAAGCCAAGAAGAAAAAGGAAAAATTTGAAAACAAGCTAGAGAGAAAGCAACAGGAATCCAGTGGTAAATTGGAAGATATGATTGCTTATGTGGATGAATTCGGCAATATCACCGATACTCCTCCGGAGCCTACTGATGATAAAGCTGAAGGGAAGAAAAATAAACCCAATTCCTAATTTTTAAAAGGGCTTGATACCGTATTATTTTAAGGGCACTAGGAAATATAGATCAATCCATGGTCATCTTGATCAAGATGTACTTTTTTTCTATGAAGGCCACCCCACTAGTTGCTGATTATAAGGAAAATAACTTTAAAAAATAATTATTGAATACTTGGATTTTTAATGAAAAAACTTCCTTAAATTTCCTAAAGAAAATCTTATAATCACCTTACCTCTTTTTTAAAGGTCCAACTTAAAAAGAGTTCCCAGGCGACTATTTAGAGCTTCTATAAGTTCATGTTTTATTTAATTTCTATCGTCATGTCAAAGGATAAAGGGGTAAAAAAGAAATGGCCAAAAAGGAACCAGTAAAAAGCCTGAAGGAAAAAAGATTGGCTAAAAAAGCCAAGCAAGAAGCTAAAAAGAAAGAAGGATAATTTACCTTTTATATTGGAATGACACCTTGGAAACTGGGTGTCGTTTTTAGTTTACTGCCCTTAGGTTTTCCAAAGAATATGGATTAAAGGAAAATTTGTTTTTAAAAAATTATCTATGATGAATCCAAGCCTGGTTGGAAACCCAAATTCCCATTTCTTAGGGGACAGGTTCACGGACTTTTCCTTATTTTTCACCATCACCAAATTTCTTTGGGGGAGTGATCATTATGTGAGCACGGTGTGTACCTGGATCCATTATCCAGGGCATTCCAGGAGCTTCCGGTTTTAATGGAAGACCAGTGCTTTCCACTGTTGCAAATGGAATGTAAACCACATAGCGAAAATAAGAATTTGTTATTTCTCCTGTCAAAGGATCATAATTTTCCTTTGGAGCTGTAAGGACATACAAAGTAGCCCCATCTTGCGGCATATTTAGTATTCCTTCCTTCACCTCCTTCTCCCTGATTTCAAAAATTTCCTGAAAAGATTTCCCCTCTTTTTTCAACTCTCTCCCTCTTTCCATAAAAGGTTCCAAGTCTTTATGATAACAAACCACATTAAACCCTTCCTTCTCAGGGTCATCTGCAATGCAAATCATTTCATTAGAACCTTCCCTGATAACCTTTAATTCCCCATTTGAATTATAACCATAAACCAAAGCATTTTCCCTGCTATATTCAGGCGCAGCCAATACGGCTGTTTTAATTTGGACTGAGGTAGAAGGATAGTGATTTTGGGCCTTTATCGGAAGAATTTGGCCCATCACCAACAAAAACAGGAAGACTTTCAACATCATTTTTTGGGTTTAAATCTTTAAGAATTTAAACCCAATTTACAATTCTTTCACCTCAATTTCAGGAAAATAGCCCAATAAATGCGATTAAAACCCCTCCTATTATAATGAAGGTTTATTCCTCAAACATGGCTTTCAAATCTCCCAATATAGATTCTACTTCCTGTTTTTTTATTTCATAAGTATGATCATGGTTACAATTATGCTGAAAATGTTTCCAATGCTTTTCTGCTTTTCTGATAACCCTTGGAGTGATATCAAACTCGGTGTAATCCAAATAATTTTTAGCCAAAAATGAGGTCTTAAAATTGCCAAACAAATACAACCTAAGGATATCAACAAATTTTTGGCTCAAATCAAATCCTTCCAGGTATTGAACAAAAATTCCATTTTTGTCCTTATTTGCTGGTGAATGGATGATTTCCATTAATGGTTCCAAAGCTTCCTGATTATTTTCCATCTGGGAGAGGGCTCTTACAGCTAAATAGGCATCCTCAATGTCCTCCCCTTTTAAAATTTCAATTAATTTCTCCAATACCTCCTTTGTCCCGATTTGAGACAATTTATCAGCATACAGGAAGGCATCTTCATCAGCTTTATTACACATATTTTGGATCAATTGATCGATTGATTCGGCCATCTTTCTTTAGTTTTTTGGTAATTTGCCAAATATACAAGTTAATCACCAAGGGCCGGAAAATAGGTTTTTTAAATTTTAATAATGGAACAACGGCTAATTACACAAAGGCATTGCAAAAAAATACTTGCTCATATCAAGTACAACCAAATTCCATTTGATTATCAAGACAATAAGCATCAAATGAGTTTTTTTGATGGCCAGAGGGAATTGCTAAGATTAAGACTTCCAATTAGCCTGCCCCCTCCTGAAGAATACTTTGAAAATCCGGATGAAATGGTCAATTATGTTTTGGTGATAATCCGGTCTGGTCTGGCAAGTGTGGGGTATTTTGAAAATGGAGAAAACCTTGACCACAAGGTTTTTAGGGCTTATATGGTTAGAAAAAAACAAGGAAAAAGCCAGATCAAACACCTCAAGACAAAGGGGAAATCAAGAGCGGGGTCCAGGGTAAGGCTTGGGGAAACTTTGGAGTTTTTTGAACAAATAAATAAAAGGTTACAGGATTATTTTTTGGAAAACCGTATTGATAAGATTGGAATAAGTTGTTCGACCACCCTTATTCCGTTTTGGTTCAATTCAAAAATTAGTCCCCCATTTGAAAAAGGGGATTCCAGGATTTTAAAGATTCCCAAACATATTCAACAACCTACTTACGAAGCCCTTTTGGATGCCAATAATTTTTTATTAAATGCAGAGCTAAAGAGCCATCAAGAAGGCCTCTCCATTTTTAATGAATGGTTGAAAATGGAACAAGAAAATGATCAAGATGAGGAAAATGATGAGGATATTGATGAGGATAATTGGTAAAAGGAAATCTTCATTTGCCCATCGGGATTGATTAGGTCAACCTTTATTGATTTTGTTTTTGCAGGGATCTTTGCAGATAAATAAAGGAAAAAATAGAATTTTAAAGAAAATAGGCGCAGAAATTACTGCGCCTGCTATTGGATTTTAATATTTAATATTTGTTCTTTAGGTGTATTCCTCCCAAAAATCTGACTTAGAATAAGGGCTATTAAAAGCAGTCCAGAGTTCCCCTGTGGTAAACCGGTATGG from Echinicola jeungdonensis harbors:
- a CDS encoding cold-shock protein codes for the protein MGRSNNSFIKKQKADRKAKKKKEKFENKLERKQQESSGKLEDMIAYVDEFGNITDTPPEPTDDKAEGKKNKPNS
- a CDS encoding HEAT repeat domain-containing protein codes for the protein MAESIDQLIQNMCNKADEDAFLYADKLSQIGTKEVLEKLIEILKGEDIEDAYLAVRALSQMENNQEALEPLMEIIHSPANKDKNGIFVQYLEGFDLSQKFVDILRLYLFGNFKTSFLAKNYLDYTEFDITPRVIRKAEKHWKHFQHNCNHDHTYEIKKQEVESILGDLKAMFEE